The Crassaminicella indica genomic interval AAGTGAAATCAAGAGTGCAGAGATTATAAAACAGTATATTCAAAAAGTATATTTAGGTTTAATAAATACACATTTAAAAGCGTGCACAATATTAGTAGAAATATATGTATGCATAAAAAGAAATGGGCGAAAATCACACCGCAAAGGTAAAAAAACCTTCTTTGATATTCTAGGAGTATCCTACCACTACCAAGAAAAAGTATGTAGATTCGCCGCATAAAACAATTTAATAATACCATAAATTTAAAACCTATGTCTTTAAAAAAATAATTTTTATCGTAGGTTTTTTTGGCATACAGTAAAAATGACTTATATTTTTAGACACGTAAAAGAAAATACGTTTGATTCTATGTTTCAGATTTTTCTACCTATAATTTGGAAAACTCAATATCTTTACAACCTGCTAAATTCCTTAGCTTGATGGCTATGGGTTAGTACCAGAATGTGTGACATGAGATGCAAAGTAAAATGTTTTTCAATGATTTCAAAATACTTTATACCCTATGACAGTGTTGCTGGTTCTAACCCAATAAATAGGAATTAAATCTTAAATTGTGGTAAAATTAGGATATTGGAATATAATATATGATCTTGGAGGAGTAATATATGAATATTGTGATGAATGGTGTATTACTGGGTTTAGTTTGGTTTGTAATTTTACTCATTATTATGTATATCATAAATCGATATATGTATATAGCCAACATTATTGGCGGAAAAATTATAAGTTTTTTTGGATACTTATTGCGTAAAATTAAGAGGAAATAGGAAAACTTTTGAACTATATAGGGGTCTCGCCACATAGCCATCAAGCTAAGGAATTTAGCAGGTTGTAAAGATATTGAGTTTTCCAAATTATAGGTAGAAAAATCTGAAACATAGAATCAAACGTATTTTCTTTTACGTGTCTAAAAATATAAGTCATTTTTACTGTATGCCAAAACATTATTCGTCAATCCTAACCTTATTTATAGTGGTGAACGTGATAATATTGAAGTAACGCTAAAAGCTTTATTTATAAATTCAAAAACATTATTTAAAAAGTTTCCAGTAGCTCTTTTTTAAAGAGTTATTTTTTTATTATGCATTTATTTTTGTAGTTATCAAATTTGATAACTACGAAATCTTCCTTAACTCCTGATTTTATCAGACTTTTCATTAAATTTTAGGGTTATTTACTCTCACTCTCTATTATATAGAGAGTAGAGAGGGCTTTGCTCTTGATAAAATTGCAAATTACTTACTTATTTGTAATTTAAAGGTTTTAATCGCAACAAGTTTATGTTATTATAATTAAAGATTGTTGAATGCATTCTTCAATAATAAACCAATTTATTTTTTAAAACAAAACCAAGAACATTATCAAATTCTAGTGGGATAATAGATAGGATACCAAAGAGTGCTTGGGCAAATCTGGATATGCATTGTAAATATAGAGGAAAAGATGGAAATAAGCAGAAATTCAAATTTAACTGGATTTGGAATGGAAGACCATTTGTGATGTCGACAGATACAGTTGCATTTGCTTGGGATGATAAATTTAGAATTAGCTCAAGAGATGTTTCTTGTGATATACGTTATTCAAATGGTGGTTGGAATTATACAAGAGATTTTGATGATGTTGAAGTAAAACCAGGAACAGGTTTTAGAGCTTCGTTCAATATGATGGATATGCCTAAAAAACAAAACGATGCATATGCTAAGCAGGGAATTGGATATTTTAAAATTACAAATCCTAAAAATTTATCAGATATACAAATAGTTTGGAAATATGGTCATTCCACATTTTCATTTGGGGGATTTTGTCTAAATGTAGGTTGGTCATCTATTTCTGCTAATAAAGGTACTGAAGTAATGGATAGAGGTGATAAAGTATTTAGTCTAGATTAACCCGCTAAAGCTAAGTTTATTAATATTCAATAAAGGAATATAAAAACAACATAAGAAAAGTATCACCGAGATTTAATATATATCTCGGTGATATGTTTATTTTATATTGTTAAAAACGAACTTATGGGTTATTTATTAGTCTAATAACTTAATTTTATAATCCTTTTTTTAAAAGTACCATATATCAAAAGTTACGGAACTTGGTTCTAGTTTTTGGATTTTTATTGGCTTTTTACACGAATCGTAGCCGTATGCCATATCATATTAGGAGGGTGTAATATATGAATTTTTTTAAGTATTTACTATTATGTATAATAAGTCCTTTTATAATAACATTTTTTTCTTTTCGATTTGGATATATTATTGGTCCAGGAGATGATGGATCTGGCATAACTATTGCAGCTATATCACTTTTGAATACAACAATAATAGTAGGATTTTTTATATTATTTGATATATTAAAAAATAAAAATATATAATTTGTTTCATTTATAAAGTTATAATATTATGTCTAATAAGGGGATTTTGAAATCCACCCGTACCTTGACTTCTTGCCTTTTTCATATACAATTGACACTGCCGAAAAAGAAGAACCTGAATTTAGAAAACTCAATATCTTTACAACCTGCTAAATTCCTTAGCTTGATGGCTATGGGGTAGTAACACGGAAGCTGTCATGTACTGTAAAGTAAATGGTAATAAATTTAAGTCTATAACAAATTAGCCTTTTCCTTCATTTTTTCCTTTGAAGGATTCGTATAAAGTAAAGTTGTATGAATATTACTATGACCTGCTTGATTAGCTACTTCATGAACCGAATATCCACTCTCCAAAGCATGAGTACACCAAAAGTGTCTTAGCTTATGGGGAGTTATTTTATTGCTGAATTTATTAAATACCTGGTTGATTCTACTTCGATTTAATCGTTCACTTTGTCTACTATTGAATAAATAGTTGCCATGATCTACTCTTTCGCTAAGATATGACTTAAGAGCATTTACTATTTTTTCACCAATATATACTATCCTTTCCTTATCACCTTTTCCACTTTTTACGATTATTTCTCTTGCTGTTAAATTTATATCTTCTAGCTTTAAGTTTAAAGCTTCAGATATTCTAAGTCCTGAGTAAGCCAATAATGTAACAATAGCATAGTCTCTCTTACATCCTTTTTCTAATATTGTCTGCCTAAAAGTTTCTACCTGGCTTTTATTAATATCCGTAGGACTAGCTCCAGTTGACTGGATCTTTATATAGTCCTTTTTCGAAACGATCCTTTAAACCAATTCAAATAAAGCTTCATATGTCTTAAATAACTTTTGATTGTATTCTCACTTTTATCATCTTTTCTTAAATACTCTTCAAATAAGTTTAACATAAATACCTCCTGTAAATTATGTTTAGTATAATTGTATTTGTTGTTTTTTTGACAAAACGTACTAAATTATTTTACAAATTTTCATATGAATAGTAGATGGAATTTTAATTAGCAGTATTAGACAAAACAAGTCAAAAAACACCGGTTTACATTTTGGGTGTGAATTTCGTTTATATATAGTGAAAGGCGCTTAACCGGTTAAAGCTTTCAAATAAAAAAGGTGTGTGAGTAGGATGAAGATTATAGAAACCTATCTTAAATTTAAAAATGATCTAACAAAAATGAATAAGCCTTCTATAATTGTCATTCATCATGCAGCACATAGTAGTGCGACTTTAGATGATAACATTAGGTGGTATTTAGAAGAAGGATTTCGTGGATTTGGCTATCATTTTCTTATCACAAAGAAAGGACAAGTCTACAGGGGTAGGCCTGAAACCACTATAGGAGC includes:
- a CDS encoding phage integrase SAM-like domain-containing protein, with the protein product MLNLFEEYLRKDDKSENTIKSYLRHMKLYLNWFKGSFRKRTI
- a CDS encoding tyrosine-type recombinase/integrase, producing the protein MVSKKDYIKIQSTGASPTDINKSQVETFRQTILEKGCKRDYAIVTLLAYSGLRISEALNLKLEDINLTAREIIVKSGKGDKERIVYIGEKIVNALKSYLSERVDHGNYLFNSRQSERLNRSRINQVFNKFSNKITPHKLRHFWCTHALESGYSVHEVANQAGHSNIHTTLLYTNPSKEKMKEKANLL
- a CDS encoding peptidoglycan recognition family protein — its product is MKIIETYLKFKNDLTKMNKPSIIVIHHAAHSSATLDDNIRWYLEEGFRGFGYHFLITKKGQVYRGRPETTIGAHCKGYNKRSLTR